The genomic segment TCAGCAATAGTCTCTGGGTTACTTTGCGGCCCTTGTAACATGTGACCTGGATTTTTACCCTTTGCCTCCTCAAGGTAATAGCCTGTAATGCGAGTAAAGCCAGGGTTAATCCATTTTATATTGACCTGTTCATCTGTGATCACAACAGCGTTATCAGTTTCTCGTAACACCTTGATCAGTAGCTCATTACTGTGTAAACCGTTTTCTAGCCATTTTTGTTGCTGATGTTGTGCACTAATGTCGTAGTTAACCCCAATAATTTTCGACACTTCTCCATTGGGGCTGCGCATTGGTCTGGCAAATGCGCGAATATGCCGTGTATCACCGCAAGGGGTAAGAATACGAAACGCTATATCAAGTTTTTCAATATTGGTTAACGACCGAGTGAGACTTTGTAAGGCATCTTCTTTATCTTCTGGGTGTAGCAAATCACTCCAGTCACTCAAGTTGCCGGTAAATACACTTGGGGCGACACCGTGAAGGATAAACATTTGTTCGTCCCAAATGAGCTTCTGTTGTTCTAAGTTAAACTCCCAAATGCCAATTTCAGCCACTGTGGTGGCAACGTTGATACGATGAATAACGTCGTATATTTCGTTACTTGTAGGGGGGCGAATATTACTTGGGTTAATGGTTAAAACGTATGAAGGCTCTGCATCAAGCCATAAAACAGGTTTAACGCTCACCTCAGCGATAAGGTGTTCGTGATTCAAAATCATACACTTGAATATATTATTCAGCGGTTCGCTGTCTTTGGCTTCTGCGTAAAATAAATGCTCATCGAAAGGCTGATGATGATCCGAGTAAAAATTTTCTAATAACTGATTGATCAACATGCTAGTGATGGTTTTAGCATCGTAACCAAATAGTGTGCAAGCGGCGCTATTTGCAAAGCGTACGTGCCGGTCTTTCGAAATATGTAACGTCGCGCTATTAACGGCTTCTAATCCACAATAATAAGCATCGATTACGTTAGGTTGTGGCATTTATCTTCCGTTTAATTAAAGTATTTTAGCTTGGCTACTGGTCGCAAATTTTAGCCACTTTCAGTATATATAGATTAATGTAAATGAAAATATATGCCGAGTTAATTAGCAATCAGCCTTTAGTCGATTACAATACTGACCTTTTTGTCCACTGGAGCTACCTTTGAGCCCATCTGTTGTTGAAGCCCCTAAATTTTCTATGGCCTTTTTTCATCCACGATTTTGGTTAACTTGGCTCAGTATTATTCTGCTCTACACTATTTCATGGTTGCCTTATCGCGTGCAGAGATACATCGGAAAAGGCATAGGTAAGTTACTAGCTGTGCTGGCAAAAAAGCGCGTGCAAATTGCTCAACGTAACTTAGCCCTGTGCTTTCCTAAATATACGCCTGAAGAACGGAAGAATTTGCTTAAGGCCAATATAGACAGTGCTGGTATGGCAGTATTAGAAGCGAGTATGGGCTGGTGGTGGCCCACATGGCGCATCAAGCGAATGAGCGAATTTGAAGGGTACGAGCATATAGAATCTATATTAGCCAAGGGCAAGGGTGTGTTGGCTTATGCTATTCACAATATGAACCTAGAGTTTGCTGTACGAGTGGCAGGGCTGCGCAACCCTTCGGTGGCGTTTTATCGCAAGCATAACAACCCTTTGATGGAATACATGCAATACCATGGTCGCAACCGCTCAAATAAATACATGGTGCACAAGCGTGATGTGCGCGGGTTGATCCAAGCGCTAAACGAAGGGGAGGTGTGTTTCTATTTACCTGATCAGGATTATGGTCGAGTCAAATGTGAGTTTGCGCCTTTTTTTGCTGTTGATAACGCCGCGACTACAACCGGTTCTTTATTGTTTGCCAAAGAAGCAAATTGCGAGACCGTCTTTCTTGCATCCATTAGAACCGCAACTGGCTATAAAATTAAAGTGCTACCAGGGCTGGAGAATTTCCCCTCTGGTGACGATAAACTAGATGTAGCACGGATAAATAAGATGGTAGAGACGCTGATTTTAGAGGCACCAGAGCAATATTTATGGATGCATAAACGCTTTAAAACGCGCCCCAGTAAAGATGACCCGTCGCTTTATAGTTAGTCACATAGAGCGATTAACCCACTGTAAACAAAACGGTTAATTTAGGTAGAAAATAGTAATGAAACACAATCCCAGTGAATCGACATCGTTTGCTTGGTGGCGACACGCATTATTAGCGCTGGCGCTTATTGTGATTGCGATCTTCGTTATTGTATTGCAGCAAATGAATATTAATGCCCCCATCCCCGAAGGCGGAGAAGGGCCAAAGTCAGTGGCGCAAAACATGACTGACTTTTATGCAGAGTATCGCTTGTCTTCTCGTCATCCACGAGAAGAAAATATTGGTGATTTTGTTAATGTCGTTAATATGTCAGCCGAGCCGTTGAGCGAGCGGTTGCGTAAAATGGAAAGTCTGCAAAAGCCATTACCCGCGAACTGGGTAGGAGAGTACAAGCACCGCTCATTTAAGGCTGGCTCTACGTTAAGAGACAGCATTATCACTTACGCCCAATCTGAAGGCATGCAGGTGATCTGGGAGCTCAATCGTGATTTTATTATTAAGCACCCATTTCAAATTGATAACTCTATTGTCGGTAGCTTGGATGAAATAGCCCGAGCGATTGACAGCAACTTTGACGGGACCGTCAAAGCCTATGTATGCCCTAAGCAGCGCTCACTGGTTATCACCGCGGTTAACAGTGAGTATCTGCGAGATAACTGCAAGGTTGCTCGCTAATCTTCTAATTAACGGGGGAGCGCGCACATGGTTAGCTTACAAATATCTGCTGCCATATGCGCACCACACCATCGCGCAAAGCGCTAAACTCACCGCCATCTGGGGCTTGTTCCGCTTGCTGAAGCACTAATCTGTGATTGGTGTTGCGATAGGTTAAGTAGGCTTCGGCTAATAATTCTGTGTCTTGTGAACTGAGAAGCTCACTGGCTTTCAATTGCGCTAAAATACGCACATTATCAGGCCACTTAGTCAGTGCTGGATACTCCCATGCGTAAGCTAAGACGTAGTATTGAACAATAAATTCGATATCTGCTATTCCACCACTGTCTTGTTTCAAATCAAAGCCAGTTTTGGAAGAAGAACCTAAATGCTTGCGCATTTTTTCTCGCATTTGAGTGACGCTTTCTTGTAGTGGTTTAAGGTCACGCTTTTGTGCCAGTATTTGGTGACGAACCACTGAAAATGCTTGAGCAAGGTTGGGGCTACCTACAATAAAGCGCGCCCGCGTTAACGCTTGATGTTCCCAAGTCCATGCAGTTTGAGTTTGATACTCACTAAAGCCATCAATATGACAAACCAGTAAACCTGCATTGCCTGACGGCCGCAAGCGCATATCAACTTCATATAGGTGGCCTGATGCCGTTTTAGTATTGAACAGATGCAAAATACGCTGAGCGAGTTTGAGATAAAACAAACCAGATTCAATGGCTTTCGGCCCATTGGTGGGTGCTCTACTGGTGCAGTTGTGCAGAAAAACTAAATCAAGATCTGAGCCGTACCCCAATTCATATCCACCTAACTTTCCATAGCCAATGACCGCGAACCCTCGGCTGAGCATATCGTGCTGTTCAGTGGGGTCGTGTGGATAATCTGGCTCACCGTATTTTTCGGTCATTTGTTGCCAAGCCAAGTTCACCACTTGGCGAATAATGCTTTGAGCAAGAAAGGTCAGATGATCGCTGACTTTCATCACAGGCAATACCCCAGTGGTATCTGCGGCGGCAATTTTAAGTTGTTGGCATAATTTAAACTGACGCAGGGCTTCCATTTGCTGTTCTAAGTCTGACTCGTCTACCCGCAACATGGCTAATCTTAACTCAGCGTTGTACTCGTTTAATGCAGTTGGGTTAACCAATTGAGCTGGGTTAAGTAATTCATCAAGCAACAGCGGGAAGCGGCTTATCTGGTCGGTCACCCAAGGGCTGGAAGAACACAAGCTGACTAATTGCTTCAATGCTCCCTGATTTTCAAATAACAAATCTAAATACGCGGTACGACCATAGATAGCGCGAAACACTTGTAAGCAGCGGTTCAGGCTTTGACTAGCGGTATCTGGGGATTGCTGCAAAATGATTAACAGCAATTGCGGAATAAGCTTATTTAGAATGTTTTCGCCTCGCTGGCCAATACGGCTGGCGCTTAAGCTGTCAGCAAACTCTCCTAAGGCATGGCTAAAGGGTTGAGCCTGTTCTTGGTTAAGCCACTGTCCGAGTAGCTCTTCACGCTCATCACTAGAGAGGGGCAACAGCCATAAATCTTCTAACGGCGAGAGCGCATCGTCGTCTTTATCTAATTCAGGTGCGGCGTCTTCGCCAATCAGCAGTAAAAACTGTTCGTGAATAACACCGGTATGTTCTGCTAATTGAGCGCTAAATTGTTGGTAATCCTTTACACCTAAAATGGCGCACAGGCGCAGCTTGTCTATGTCGTTATCGGGTAGCACCTGAGTTTGTTTATCATCGAACTGCTGCAGGCAGTGCTCGACTTTACGCAGCCACAAGTAGCTGTGCTTTAAGGCCGTCGCGTCTTTACTGGGGAGGATTTCCATGTCGATCAATAACTGTAAATTGTGCAATAGGCCTTGCTCTTGCAACGCCGGCTCTCGACCTCCGCGGATAAGTTGCAAACTTTGAACGATAAACTCAGCCTCTCGAATGCCTCCTTGACCAAGTTTGATATTGTTACTCAGTTGGCGTCTGCGCACTTCTTTCTTGATCATTGCTTTCATTTTACGCAATGAGTCTAGTGCGCTGTAATCTAAGTAACGGCGGTATATAAACGGCCTAAGTATGTCAGCAATTTCAGGATAATAGGTCTCGTCAGGATTCAGCACTCGGCCTTTCACCATGGCGTAGCGTTCCCACTCGCGACCTTGTTCTTGGTAGTAATCCTCCATAGCGGCAAAGTGCATAACCAATGGTCCACTTTCACCAAAAGGCCGCAGGCGCATATCGACTCGGTACACTTGGCCATCAACGGTAATGTGATGCAGTGCTGTAATAAGTTTTTGCGCGAGTTTGGTAAAGAATTGTTGGTGTTCAATGGACTTTCGCCCACCTTGGGTCATGCCTTGCTCTGGGTAAGTAAAAATCAAATCGATATCAGAAGAAAAGTTAAGCTCTCGGCCCCCTAGCTTACCCATACCGATAATGTACATAGGTTGCTCGCCCAAACTCCCCATGGGTAAACCAAAACGTTTAGCTAACTCGGTACGCAGCCATTGGCTGGCTTGCACGATAAGCGCTTGGGATAACGCGGATACGCGTGTTAACGAATCTTCAATACTTTGCTGATTGGTTATATCCGCTAATGTTATGCGAGCCATGTGTAAATGGCGAAATAAACGCAGTGTTTTATGCAATTGCTCTTCGCTGGTGACATCTCGTAACTCGGCTGCTAGTAACGTTTTGTATTCTGGCGTTTTTCCCTCATGGCTAAAAGGCGTCAGTATTGCCTGAACGAAATGCGGGTGCTGAATACATTGTCTAGCAACAAAGTCACTTAATGCGAATACCTGACACAATTGCGCCTTGTGTGCGTGCCAAGTGGGGTCGAATAAATCGCGCTCAGTCAATTCTTGCCAGTGGCGCTCACCGATAGCCATTAACGCTGGGGATAAATTCTCGGGGATAGGAAACGTTTGCATAAAAAGACCTATTTAGGGGTTGCGGTTGTGGCGAATGACGTCAAGTTAAGACACGACTAACGATGCCTGTTGCACATCAAAAGGGCAGGCTAATTTACCACTGATTAATTGTATTTTTTTCGCTTTCGTAAGCTTTTTGACCCACAGCTCCATTTTTAAGGCATCAGAGTGTTCGGCCAATTCAACGGCATAAATCATCTTCAGTGGACCTTTACCACGCAAGGCTTTAGCGCACAAAGGGCCGCTATCTTGATGCTGAGCAAAACGCTTACTCAAGTCTTTACAAATGCCAGTG from the Paraglaciecola mesophila genome contains:
- the lpxL gene encoding LpxL/LpxP family Kdo(2)-lipid IV(A) lauroyl/palmitoleoyl acyltransferase, which gives rise to MSPSVVEAPKFSMAFFHPRFWLTWLSIILLYTISWLPYRVQRYIGKGIGKLLAVLAKKRVQIAQRNLALCFPKYTPEERKNLLKANIDSAGMAVLEASMGWWWPTWRIKRMSEFEGYEHIESILAKGKGVLAYAIHNMNLEFAVRVAGLRNPSVAFYRKHNNPLMEYMQYHGRNRSNKYMVHKRDVRGLIQALNEGEVCFYLPDQDYGRVKCEFAPFFAVDNAATTTGSLLFAKEANCETVFLASIRTATGYKIKVLPGLENFPSGDDKLDVARINKMVETLILEAPEQYLWMHKRFKTRPSKDDPSLYS
- a CDS encoding toxin co-regulated pilus biosynthesis Q family protein, producing the protein MKHNPSESTSFAWWRHALLALALIVIAIFVIVLQQMNINAPIPEGGEGPKSVAQNMTDFYAEYRLSSRHPREENIGDFVNVVNMSAEPLSERLRKMESLQKPLPANWVGEYKHRSFKAGSTLRDSIITYAQSEGMQVIWELNRDFIIKHPFQIDNSIVGSLDEIARAIDSNFDGTVKAYVCPKQRSLVITAVNSEYLRDNCKVAR
- the glnE gene encoding bifunctional [glutamate--ammonia ligase]-adenylyl-L-tyrosine phosphorylase/[glutamate--ammonia-ligase] adenylyltransferase, which encodes MQTFPIPENLSPALMAIGERHWQELTERDLFDPTWHAHKAQLCQVFALSDFVARQCIQHPHFVQAILTPFSHEGKTPEYKTLLAAELRDVTSEEQLHKTLRLFRHLHMARITLADITNQQSIEDSLTRVSALSQALIVQASQWLRTELAKRFGLPMGSLGEQPMYIIGMGKLGGRELNFSSDIDLIFTYPEQGMTQGGRKSIEHQQFFTKLAQKLITALHHITVDGQVYRVDMRLRPFGESGPLVMHFAAMEDYYQEQGREWERYAMVKGRVLNPDETYYPEIADILRPFIYRRYLDYSALDSLRKMKAMIKKEVRRRQLSNNIKLGQGGIREAEFIVQSLQLIRGGREPALQEQGLLHNLQLLIDMEILPSKDATALKHSYLWLRKVEHCLQQFDDKQTQVLPDNDIDKLRLCAILGVKDYQQFSAQLAEHTGVIHEQFLLLIGEDAAPELDKDDDALSPLEDLWLLPLSSDEREELLGQWLNQEQAQPFSHALGEFADSLSASRIGQRGENILNKLIPQLLLIILQQSPDTASQSLNRCLQVFRAIYGRTAYLDLLFENQGALKQLVSLCSSSPWVTDQISRFPLLLDELLNPAQLVNPTALNEYNAELRLAMLRVDESDLEQQMEALRQFKLCQQLKIAAADTTGVLPVMKVSDHLTFLAQSIIRQVVNLAWQQMTEKYGEPDYPHDPTEQHDMLSRGFAVIGYGKLGGYELGYGSDLDLVFLHNCTSRAPTNGPKAIESGLFYLKLAQRILHLFNTKTASGHLYEVDMRLRPSGNAGLLVCHIDGFSEYQTQTAWTWEHQALTRARFIVGSPNLAQAFSVVRHQILAQKRDLKPLQESVTQMREKMRKHLGSSSKTGFDLKQDSGGIADIEFIVQYYVLAYAWEYPALTKWPDNVRILAQLKASELLSSQDTELLAEAYLTYRNTNHRLVLQQAEQAPDGGEFSALRDGVVRIWQQIFVS
- a CDS encoding GIY-YIG nuclease family protein → MSSVFLFHALVFYVKLCCFHPYDELLPLQPWFLYIIENKYQHYYTGICKDLSKRFAQHQDSGPLCAKALRGKGPLKMIYAVELAEHSDALKMELWVKKLTKAKKIQLISGKLACPFDVQQASLVVS